Proteins found in one Vallitalea guaymasensis genomic segment:
- a CDS encoding phosphodiester glycosidase family protein yields MYIADKNFIKGCFRRERYIVYQKIKQYQYIDVTADIITQNKYIKDELAEKLYKKGIIGDLQYHEYMDELEDFFMFLSDMNEKTDAMIYDQVIKKRYRYFGQDCIDYVKEAISNSYSYGEINGIDQSDILNRLQEKNKNVYLVADNYAYVAQLITFLNKIKDNFKKVYVITKEKDNFTFIPTKEDIVQYIRETDQDINIGDITFVIDEDCDYGFDLSKLEVDNPDDILIGFGEWCLESFKELNIDSFVCCRSEKLVTRALTNALREDELHFIYIHKGYNIFNYVSMVEKTELNYKMLSWIYDCIGMEAYEKDINTLFEEFPNVFFNSNSHEIIELQDINKVKEDEQYDVYNKEEIRQQKIKKHIGNNFKGVHLNDYLFKDRWSNDVKVDYIEIDNKKDINVRINTFTSAVDPRGFFKRQKEGNYIASNFLFFITPKTIELYNRLRDSREKERINKYGWHIDYKYENNQLKPVETFPLYNKAAIGKKKNGGIEFFRKQLSAGKIILNGTEIQWDDEDINVNDERDVIIYTPMGEDKNEVDYNSYTKIVGENRVNIICVDDFVVTIRKGDVVLPSIGVVVSLSQEKWEKLFNEALFDKDGYMDIKDISYQLYLKNSDEYEWCYGGGMFLIYEGKAFDDWTKLEKEFYQEGWLTRLSMQTQESEIHKIEKHPRTVIGVTGDNKFFIMVCSGRSKKSAGANYYELIEIAKDIFGDIKYLMNIDGGGSSFLAYITQNELFELNDIAQSNNTCAGVIRPVNSIMTIDLNATLQPS; encoded by the coding sequence ATGTATATAGCAGATAAGAATTTTATTAAAGGATGTTTTAGAAGAGAAAGATATATTGTATATCAAAAGATAAAGCAATATCAATATATAGATGTCACAGCAGACATAATAACACAAAATAAATATATAAAAGATGAACTTGCTGAAAAACTATATAAAAAAGGTATAATCGGGGATCTACAATATCATGAATATATGGATGAATTAGAAGATTTCTTCATGTTCTTATCAGATATGAATGAAAAAACAGATGCAATGATCTATGATCAAGTAATTAAAAAAAGATATAGGTACTTTGGACAAGATTGCATAGATTATGTAAAAGAAGCTATCAGTAATTCATATTCTTATGGTGAGATAAATGGAATAGACCAAAGTGATATATTGAATAGATTACAGGAAAAGAATAAAAATGTATATTTAGTGGCTGACAATTATGCTTATGTAGCACAACTAATTACATTTCTCAATAAGATAAAAGACAACTTCAAAAAAGTATATGTTATCACAAAAGAAAAAGATAATTTTACTTTTATACCTACTAAGGAAGATATTGTTCAATATATAAGAGAAACTGATCAAGATATTAACATAGGAGATATAACTTTTGTAATAGATGAAGACTGTGACTATGGATTTGATCTTAGTAAATTGGAAGTTGATAATCCAGATGATATTTTGATCGGATTTGGAGAATGGTGCTTAGAGTCATTCAAAGAGCTTAATATAGATTCCTTTGTATGTTGTAGATCAGAAAAATTAGTGACTAGAGCATTGACAAATGCTCTTAGAGAAGATGAGTTGCATTTTATTTATATCCATAAGGGTTACAATATATTTAACTATGTCAGTATGGTAGAAAAAACAGAATTAAATTATAAAATGTTAAGTTGGATATATGATTGTATAGGGATGGAAGCATATGAAAAAGATATAAATACTTTGTTTGAGGAATTTCCTAACGTATTTTTTAACTCTAATTCCCATGAAATAATAGAGTTACAAGATATTAATAAGGTAAAAGAAGATGAACAGTATGATGTGTACAATAAAGAAGAGATTAGACAACAGAAAATAAAAAAACATATTGGTAATAATTTTAAAGGTGTACATCTAAATGATTATCTTTTTAAAGATAGATGGTCCAATGATGTTAAAGTAGACTATATAGAAATTGATAATAAAAAAGATATCAATGTTAGAATTAATACGTTTACCAGCGCAGTTGACCCAAGAGGTTTCTTTAAAAGGCAAAAAGAAGGAAATTATATTGCCTCAAACTTCTTGTTTTTTATTACACCTAAGACAATAGAGTTATATAACAGATTAAGGGATTCAAGGGAAAAAGAAAGAATTAATAAATATGGCTGGCATATTGATTATAAATATGAAAATAACCAGTTGAAACCAGTTGAAACATTTCCATTGTACAATAAAGCTGCAATTGGTAAAAAGAAAAATGGTGGTATAGAATTCTTTAGAAAACAATTATCAGCTGGTAAAATCATTCTTAATGGAACTGAGATACAATGGGATGATGAAGATATTAATGTAAATGATGAAAGAGATGTAATTATTTATACACCTATGGGTGAAGATAAAAATGAAGTAGATTATAACAGCTATACTAAAATAGTTGGTGAAAATAGAGTAAATATTATATGTGTTGATGATTTTGTTGTTACCATCAGAAAGGGAGATGTAGTATTACCTAGTATAGGAGTAGTAGTATCTCTTAGCCAAGAGAAATGGGAAAAGCTATTCAATGAAGCTTTATTTGACAAGGATGGCTATATGGATATTAAGGATATATCTTATCAATTATACTTAAAAAATTCAGATGAATATGAATGGTGTTATGGTGGAGGAATGTTCTTAATATATGAAGGTAAAGCATTTGATGATTGGACGAAACTTGAGAAAGAATTCTACCAAGAGGGATGGTTGACAAGATTATCTATGCAGACTCAGGAATCTGAAATTCATAAAATAGAAAAACATCCAAGAACAGTTATCGGAGTAACTGGCGATAATAAGTTTTTCATTATGGTTTGTTCAGGTCGAAGTAAAAAAAGTGCTGGGGCTAATTACTATGAATTGATTGAAATAGCAAAAGATATATTTGGAGATATAAAATATCTTATGAATATTGATGGGGGAGGATCTTCTTTCCTAGCATATATAACACAGAATGAGTTATTCGAACTCAATGATATAGCTCAATCTAATAATACATGTGCCGGTGTAATAAGACCAGTTAATTCCATTATGACAATTGACTTAAACGCTACGTTACAACCTAGTTAA
- a CDS encoding ROK family transcriptional regulator, whose protein sequence is MIKVTSPDLMKINNKKQILELIYSEKNIYRAQIAEMTNMSNQTITNLVKELLNEGIVKEVTIENKSKGRNPMALSINNENICSIGVEVSVEKINVGLFDVDGDMLVDRTYKRQDDIGNVLDIVKDLLEQVISYADKKRILGIGISIEGIINSLSGLVIKSKNLGLDGVNILKELEYLGIPVLIKNDVNMLAETDYGKQLLNNYMLIKLDSGIGAALVLDGSLLKSSQTVGEFGHVRIHSIDEPKQCECGQKGCLTTEASITAIEKKSGLFLESFVEQYKSGDSRIRAIIEDVSRYICEPLINIITLLDLERVIFTGKLVNSLGDEFIDSISQYIDRSINSFSSYKDLKILKNVNVIERCAGYVFYDYFLNWREHL, encoded by the coding sequence ATGATTAAAGTTACTAGTCCAGATTTAATGAAGATTAATAATAAAAAGCAAATATTAGAGCTGATCTATTCAGAGAAAAACATCTATAGAGCTCAGATTGCTGAAATGACTAATATGTCTAATCAAACAATTACTAATCTAGTTAAAGAATTATTGAACGAAGGGATTGTCAAAGAAGTTACTATTGAAAATAAATCAAAAGGGCGAAACCCAATGGCATTATCTATAAATAATGAGAATATATGCTCTATTGGAGTAGAAGTCTCAGTGGAAAAGATTAATGTGGGTTTATTTGATGTAGATGGTGACATGTTAGTTGATCGAACATATAAAAGACAAGATGATATTGGAAATGTTCTAGATATAGTGAAAGACTTATTAGAACAAGTAATTAGTTATGCTGATAAAAAAAGAATATTAGGTATTGGAATTAGTATTGAAGGGATAATCAATTCATTAAGCGGATTAGTAATAAAATCTAAAAATCTTGGATTAGATGGTGTAAATATTTTGAAAGAGCTGGAATACTTAGGTATTCCAGTTCTAATAAAAAATGATGTCAATATGTTGGCTGAAACAGATTACGGAAAACAGCTATTGAATAATTATATGCTCATAAAGTTAGATTCAGGTATTGGTGCAGCTCTTGTTTTAGATGGTTCTTTATTGAAAAGCAGTCAAACTGTAGGTGAATTCGGTCACGTAAGAATTCATTCAATTGATGAACCTAAACAATGTGAATGTGGACAAAAGGGTTGTTTGACAACTGAAGCATCAATTACAGCAATTGAGAAAAAGTCAGGATTATTCTTGGAAAGTTTTGTTGAACAATATAAATCAGGAGATAGCAGGATACGAGCTATAATTGAAGATGTTTCAAGATATATATGTGAACCATTGATTAACATCATAACTTTACTAGACTTGGAAAGAGTTATATTCACAGGTAAATTAGTCAATTCATTAGGAGATGAATTTATTGATTCAATTAGTCAGTATATAGATAGATCAATTAATAGCTTTAGTTCATATAAAGATTTGAAAATATTAAAAAATGTGAATGTGATAGAAAGATGTGCTGGTTATGTGTTTTACGATTATTTTTTGAATTGGAGGGAGCATTTATAA
- a CDS encoding carbohydrate ABC transporter permease: MNKKKYTPYLLIAPTYILFIVFFIIPLIYSFSLTLVEWNGFSIDKVFVGFQNYMRLFDDKDFLNALKNTLVYAAITVPLSVFISLVLSYIMDETIKGYQFLKGVFFLPHIVSLVAVGVVWSWIFLPDKYGLLNSIISVFGIGPKKWFSDPNLAMPALIIIGVWKSIGYNMVIFIAGLLSISKSINEAAEIDGANSIQKFFRITMPLLRPTMFFVIVSSTIYSFFQIFDIVKVTTNGGPIGKTEMLVTYLYKVGFVEYEIGYASAIAFVLFALTVLITVIQKKFVEEN, encoded by the coding sequence TTGAATAAGAAAAAATACACACCCTACTTATTAATTGCACCAACATACATTTTATTCATAGTATTTTTTATAATACCTCTTATATATTCTTTTAGTCTTACACTTGTTGAATGGAACGGGTTTTCAATAGACAAAGTCTTTGTTGGATTTCAGAATTATATGAGGTTATTTGATGATAAAGATTTCCTTAATGCACTTAAGAATACATTGGTATATGCAGCTATTACAGTGCCATTAAGTGTTTTTATATCATTGGTACTTAGCTATATAATGGATGAAACAATAAAGGGATATCAATTTTTGAAAGGTGTCTTCTTCTTACCTCATATTGTTTCACTTGTAGCTGTAGGGGTTGTGTGGTCTTGGATTTTCTTACCAGATAAATATGGCTTGTTAAACAGCATTATATCTGTATTTGGTATAGGACCTAAGAAGTGGTTTTCCGATCCGAATTTGGCTATGCCAGCACTTATCATCATAGGAGTTTGGAAAAGCATAGGTTACAATATGGTAATATTTATAGCCGGACTGTTATCCATATCCAAATCTATCAATGAAGCTGCTGAGATAGATGGAGCTAATAGCATTCAAAAGTTTTTTAGAATTACCATGCCGCTACTTAGACCTACAATGTTTTTTGTTATAGTATCAAGTACAATATATTCATTTTTTCAAATATTTGATATTGTGAAAGTAACAACAAATGGAGGTCCTATAGGAAAAACAGAGATGCTGGTTACTTATTTATATAAAGTCGGTTTTGTTGAGTATGAAATAGGATATGCATCTGCCATAGCATTTGTATTGTTTGCACTAACTGTATTGATTACAGTAATTCAGAAAAAATTTGTTGAGGAGAATTGA
- the cbiB gene encoding adenosylcobinamide-phosphate synthase CbiB: MKVIIITCIALILDRIFGDPLNIPHPIIYIGKLISKLEKTIRKSKIPLKAGGFILLFATIGITVSMITLLLFACGKIHPYVRDIVTTYLLYTSLAAKCLKDEVLKVWKAIDKDDLDLSRKQLSYLVGRDTNHLTKEEVIRGAIETTAENTVDGILAPLMFIGIGFIFNMPVQFVFMYKAVNTLDSMVGYLHSHYKDIGFASAKTDDIFNYIPARIGSFFMLLAGGILGYNFRQGWKILKRDNRNHKSPNCGYPESVVAGLLNIQIGGTNTYFNEVVVKPAIGDIGEELSGEHIIKSTKIMYVSEIITVGMICLILLVVSFI; this comes from the coding sequence TTGAAAGTTATTATAATAACATGTATTGCCCTAATACTTGACAGGATTTTCGGGGATCCACTAAACATACCCCATCCTATCATCTACATAGGAAAACTAATAAGCAAACTAGAAAAAACTATAAGAAAAAGCAAAATACCTCTAAAAGCAGGTGGCTTCATCTTGCTTTTTGCAACAATAGGAATAACTGTATCTATGATTACTCTTCTATTATTTGCTTGCGGTAAAATACATCCTTATGTTAGAGATATTGTTACAACTTATCTCCTCTATACATCATTAGCAGCTAAATGTTTGAAGGATGAAGTTTTGAAAGTTTGGAAAGCCATAGATAAAGATGACCTTGATCTATCCAGAAAACAATTATCCTATCTAGTAGGAAGAGATACCAATCACCTAACTAAAGAAGAGGTTATTAGAGGAGCCATCGAAACAACAGCAGAAAATACTGTAGACGGTATACTTGCACCTCTTATGTTTATAGGTATTGGATTCATATTCAATATGCCTGTACAATTTGTTTTTATGTACAAAGCAGTAAACACACTAGATTCAATGGTGGGATATCTCCATTCCCATTACAAAGATATAGGATTTGCTTCTGCTAAAACTGATGATATCTTTAATTATATTCCAGCTAGGATTGGAAGTTTTTTTATGTTATTGGCTGGAGGTATACTAGGATATAATTTCAGACAAGGATGGAAAATATTAAAAAGGGATAATAGAAATCATAAAAGCCCTAACTGCGGCTATCCAGAATCAGTAGTAGCAGGGTTATTAAATATACAAATAGGTGGAACCAACACATATTTTAATGAAGTTGTTGTAAAACCAGCAATAGGTGATATTGGAGAAGAACTAAGTGGAGAACATATAATAAAATCTACTAAGATTATGTATGTATCTGAGATTATTACAGTTGGAATGATTTGTTTAATATTATTAGTAGTATCTTTTATATAA
- a CDS encoding carbohydrate ABC transporter permease yields the protein MTIKKISKYIILYGIAIAMILPFLWMISTSFKSANEIFTIPIKWIPSSFNFDNFSKAISSFPFVRFFMNSVTVTIFIIIGQLVTSVMAAYAFARMEFKGKNLLFVILLAGLMLPAQTIMIPMILILKELHLLNTLPGIIVPFTWSALIVFLLRQFFMKIPKEIEEAAMIDGCSTFRIVTSIVLPISKPILSTSFILIFIYAWNQYFWPLLIVNKEELYTLQLGLAYFKEVNAIETDWGALMAGTTLTLLPVIIVFVIFQKKVIASIAFSGGKE from the coding sequence ATGACTATTAAAAAAATATCCAAGTATATTATTTTATATGGAATAGCGATAGCAATGATATTGCCTTTTTTATGGATGATATCAACATCATTCAAATCAGCAAATGAAATCTTTACTATTCCGATAAAATGGATACCAAGCAGTTTTAATTTTGATAATTTCAGTAAGGCAATTTCTAGCTTTCCATTCGTTAGATTCTTTATGAATAGTGTTACAGTTACAATATTTATCATAATCGGGCAGTTAGTAACATCAGTAATGGCTGCTTATGCATTTGCAAGAATGGAATTCAAAGGAAAGAATTTACTGTTTGTCATTTTGTTAGCTGGATTGATGTTACCGGCACAAACAATTATGATACCAATGATATTAATACTAAAAGAATTACATTTATTGAATACTTTACCAGGTATAATAGTTCCGTTTACATGGAGTGCATTGATAGTATTTTTGTTAAGACAATTCTTTATGAAAATACCAAAGGAAATAGAAGAAGCGGCTATGATTGATGGATGTTCAACTTTTAGGATTGTTACTTCTATAGTTCTTCCTATATCAAAACCCATTTTATCTACATCTTTTATATTAATATTCATCTATGCCTGGAACCAATATTTTTGGCCGTTGCTGATTGTTAATAAAGAAGAGTTATATACATTACAATTGGGATTAGCTTATTTTAAAGAAGTTAATGCTATCGAAACAGATTGGGGAGCATTAATGGCTGGAACAACATTAACTTTATTACCAGTTATAATCGTGTTTGTAATTTTCCAGAAGAAAGTAATAGCGAGTATTGCATTTTCTGGAGGTAAAGAATAA
- a CDS encoding alpha/beta hydrolase, which yields MKRFIISLTIIAMILVGCKGTEQQNNEDAQNVINDEQEAKDDTTDEGQSDNDVLVDGTEEEIATSLNKAFMDKNFEFVSNNFNYSAQLKQMVNVKMLKSADSQINNLAGEFEKVLSTQVVEQDNNKIVIITNKYSKSNINCTVSFNKDKVIEGFSLTPAQDVEEVSVPENVKEIAVEFGEEEYRLPGLLTIPKDKDEYPVVILVHGSGPNDKDETVGPNKPFRDIAYGLASKGIGVLRYDKRVFAHRDKWISEQEELTVYDETIDDVVYAYDYILDNKDINASGVYVLGHSLSGYLMPRIANEIPDASGYIVFAGPSRPMEDLLVYQIPYLSNLDGKITDEEQQQIDYYQSVYDKVKNIDESSNYTTADLGGVGKAYYLDLKDYKPAIVAKDITKPMLFLQGKRDYQVTLEDFNMWKESLESKDNVTMKLYDGLNHLFMKGEGTPNPDEYFVPSRVDDKVIRDISEWISSN from the coding sequence ATGAAAAGATTTATTATTTCATTAACAATAATTGCAATGATATTAGTTGGTTGTAAAGGGACTGAACAACAAAATAATGAAGATGCCCAAAACGTGATTAATGATGAACAAGAAGCAAAAGATGATACTACTGATGAAGGTCAATCAGATAATGATGTATTGGTAGATGGCACTGAAGAAGAAATTGCTACAAGCCTGAATAAAGCTTTTATGGATAAAAATTTTGAATTCGTTAGTAACAACTTTAATTATTCTGCTCAATTGAAACAAATGGTTAATGTAAAAATGCTAAAATCAGCAGACAGCCAGATTAATAATTTAGCTGGTGAATTTGAAAAAGTATTATCTACACAAGTAGTGGAACAAGATAATAATAAAATAGTTATTATAACAAATAAGTATAGTAAATCTAATATCAACTGTACTGTATCATTTAATAAAGATAAGGTTATTGAAGGTTTTTCCTTGACACCAGCTCAAGATGTAGAAGAAGTAAGTGTTCCTGAGAATGTTAAAGAAATAGCTGTTGAATTTGGTGAAGAAGAGTATAGACTACCTGGATTGTTAACTATTCCAAAAGATAAAGATGAATATCCTGTCGTTATTCTTGTACATGGTTCTGGTCCAAATGATAAAGATGAAACTGTTGGACCAAACAAGCCATTTCGAGATATTGCATACGGACTTGCAAGTAAAGGTATTGGAGTTCTTAGATATGATAAAAGAGTATTTGCTCACCGTGATAAATGGATATCAGAACAAGAGGAATTGACCGTTTATGATGAAACCATAGATGATGTGGTATATGCATACGATTATATTCTAGATAACAAAGATATTAATGCTTCGGGTGTTTATGTACTTGGTCATAGTCTCAGTGGTTACTTGATGCCTCGTATAGCTAATGAGATTCCAGACGCAAGTGGTTATATTGTATTTGCTGGTCCTTCTAGACCTATGGAAGATTTATTGGTATATCAAATACCTTATTTATCTAATCTAGATGGTAAGATTACTGATGAAGAACAACAGCAAATTGATTATTATCAAAGTGTCTACGATAAAGTTAAAAATATTGATGAATCCAGTAATTATACAACTGCAGATTTGGGTGGAGTAGGCAAAGCTTATTACCTTGATCTAAAAGATTATAAACCTGCTATAGTCGCAAAAGACATTACTAAACCAATGCTATTTTTACAGGGTAAAAGAGATTATCAAGTTACTTTAGAAGACTTTAATATGTGGAAAGAAAGCTTGGAGTCAAAAGATAATGTAACAATGAAATTATATGACGGACTTAATCATTTGTTCATGAAAGGTGAAGGTACTCCTAATCCAGATGAATATTTTGTACCTTCCAGAGTTGATGACAAAGTTATTAGGGATATCTCAGAATGGATTTCTTCTAATTAA
- a CDS encoding cobyric acid synthase, which yields MNNIMFQGTASTVGKSILTAALCRILNDDGISVAPFKSQNMALNSFVTEDGNEMGRAQVVQAEAARIKPTVEMNPILLKPTSDVGSQVILNGKIFKNMCAKDYFGTKAGLKDHIVEAYNKLQSKYDVIVLEGAGSPAEINLRENDIVNMGMAEMVDAPVILIGDIDKGGVFASIYGTVMLLEPEERKRIKGYIINKFRGDEKILQPGIDMFYEKLQIPCLGVIPFEPLKIDDEDSVTERFDRKAEGDIIIGVLRLPYMSNFTDFTVFELEEGVSVRYIKENEDFEGIDLLVIPGSKNTLKDMEYIHNSSLKAGIYRAHRNDIPIIGICGGYQMLGETITDEKGVETVMNSINGLGLLEIKTEMEEIKQTTQITGNIMLEIPFAKKSCNLKVNGYEIHMGKTYLMGESTPLIKLQDNRLDGAINAKKNVFGTYLHGIFDNDELRKQILDNIRKKKGLDCNNNIDYAKLKDMEYDKLANLVRKHIDLEKIKDIIYNN from the coding sequence ATGAATAATATTATGTTTCAGGGAACAGCTTCTACCGTTGGTAAAAGTATACTTACTGCTGCTTTGTGCAGAATTTTAAATGATGATGGAATTAGTGTAGCTCCATTCAAATCACAAAATATGGCGCTAAATTCTTTTGTAACAGAAGATGGGAACGAAATGGGCAGAGCCCAAGTTGTACAAGCTGAAGCCGCTCGTATAAAACCTACTGTCGAAATGAATCCAATCCTACTAAAACCAACAAGTGATGTTGGAAGTCAAGTAATATTGAATGGTAAGATATTCAAGAATATGTGCGCAAAAGATTACTTCGGCACAAAAGCAGGATTAAAAGACCATATAGTAGAAGCTTACAACAAGTTACAATCCAAGTATGATGTCATTGTATTAGAAGGAGCAGGAAGTCCAGCAGAAATTAATCTTAGGGAAAATGATATAGTCAACATGGGTATGGCTGAGATGGTAGACGCTCCAGTAATACTTATTGGTGACATTGATAAAGGTGGAGTATTTGCCTCAATCTATGGAACAGTCATGCTCCTTGAACCAGAAGAAAGAAAAAGAATCAAAGGATACATAATAAATAAATTCAGAGGAGACGAGAAAATTCTCCAGCCAGGCATAGATATGTTCTACGAAAAACTACAAATACCATGTCTAGGAGTAATTCCCTTTGAACCATTAAAAATAGATGATGAAGACAGCGTTACAGAAAGATTTGATAGAAAAGCAGAAGGAGACATCATAATTGGAGTTCTCCGTTTACCATACATGTCCAATTTCACAGATTTCACTGTCTTTGAATTAGAAGAAGGAGTATCCGTAAGATACATAAAAGAAAACGAAGACTTTGAAGGCATAGACCTATTAGTCATACCAGGCAGTAAAAATACCCTAAAAGATATGGAATACATACACAATTCATCCCTAAAAGCAGGTATCTATAGAGCCCACAGAAATGATATCCCCATAATTGGTATATGCGGAGGCTATCAAATGCTCGGAGAAACTATAACCGACGAAAAAGGCGTAGAAACTGTCATGAACAGTATAAATGGTCTAGGTCTATTAGAAATAAAAACAGAAATGGAAGAAATCAAACAAACAACCCAAATAACAGGAAACATAATGCTGGAAATCCCCTTCGCAAAAAAATCCTGTAACCTAAAAGTAAACGGATACGAAATCCACATGGGTAAAACTTACCTAATGGGCGAAAGTACTCCCCTAATCAAACTACAAGATAACAGATTAGACGGAGCCATCAACGCCAAGAAAAATGTTTTCGGAACATATCTACACGGAATATTCGATAACGATGAACTAAGAAAACAAATACTCGATAACATAAGAAAGAAAAAAGGACTAGATTGCAACAACAACATAGACTACGCAAAATTAAAAGACATGGAATACGATAAACTAGCAAATCTAGTACGTAAACATATCGACCTAGAAAAAATAAAAGACATTATTTACAACAATTAG
- a CDS encoding ABC transporter substrate-binding protein produces the protein MKGKKIVTLLLATLCIVSLLISGCKKDTTKDTNNDNGKDAVEQNKDKADNKDTEEKVTVEFWHGYTAEKTEVLDGMIAEYEKQNPNVKINAKFVATGEEMLQKVQTALLSGEEPNMLWGYPTWTGVLESSGKLVDMGEILDDELKSDLPIGLLEAGKYKGRIYSVPIEAGTLYLIYNKDMFKEAGIDNPPTTWEELYDISKKLSDGDRYGVWLPIAPNERTTWTFETFLWQNGQDVLNAEGNNIGFNNEKGLEALEFYTKMIKDGYAPTAVGQDPFIDKQVAMVYATQGAANAYINKYEMNVGVAMLPGKDKLATGLGSNHYFMFKSDDKVQQETLKFIKYMTTGENHAEWAIKAGYLPVSNSARESDKYKQFGEENPHMIEAAKALTYGVARPPIEEYPKLSTAISETIEKIAIGDTTPEEGMKQIQDEANKIFK, from the coding sequence ATGAAAGGGAAAAAGATTGTTACTTTATTACTAGCAACTCTATGTATAGTATCATTATTAATTAGCGGGTGCAAAAAAGATACAACAAAAGATACTAATAATGACAATGGCAAAGATGCAGTAGAGCAAAATAAAGATAAAGCCGATAATAAAGATACAGAAGAGAAAGTAACTGTTGAATTCTGGCATGGATACACAGCAGAAAAAACAGAAGTACTGGATGGAATGATAGCTGAGTACGAAAAACAAAATCCAAATGTAAAAATAAATGCTAAGTTTGTTGCAACTGGAGAAGAGATGCTTCAAAAAGTTCAAACTGCATTACTTTCAGGAGAAGAACCAAATATGCTTTGGGGATATCCTACTTGGACTGGAGTATTAGAGAGTTCAGGAAAACTTGTTGACATGGGAGAAATCCTTGATGATGAATTGAAAAGTGATTTACCTATAGGTTTATTAGAAGCTGGTAAGTATAAAGGAAGAATCTACTCTGTGCCAATTGAGGCTGGAACATTATATCTAATCTATAATAAAGATATGTTTAAGGAAGCAGGAATCGATAATCCACCAACAACATGGGAAGAGTTATATGATATATCTAAGAAGCTATCTGACGGAGATAGATATGGAGTATGGTTACCTATAGCACCTAATGAAAGAACTACTTGGACATTTGAGACATTCTTATGGCAAAATGGTCAAGACGTACTTAATGCAGAAGGAAACAATATTGGATTCAACAACGAAAAAGGTCTAGAGGCATTAGAGTTCTATACTAAGATGATTAAGGACGGATATGCACCTACAGCTGTTGGACAAGACCCATTTATTGACAAACAAGTAGCTATGGTGTACGCTACACAAGGAGCAGCTAATGCTTATATTAATAAATATGAAATGAATGTAGGAGTAGCAATGTTACCAGGAAAAGATAAGTTAGCTACAGGGTTAGGCTCTAACCATTATTTCATGTTCAAGAGTGATGATAAAGTACAACAAGAAACTTTGAAGTTTATAAAATATATGACAACTGGAGAGAATCATGCAGAATGGGCAATAAAAGCAGGTTACTTACCAGTATCAAATTCAGCTAGAGAAAGCGATAAATATAAACAATTCGGTGAAGAAAATCCACATATGATTGAAGCTGCAAAAGCGTTGACATATGGTGTTGCTAGACCACCAATTGAAGAATATCCAAAATTATCTACAGCTATTTCAGAAACTATTGAAAAAATAGCTATAGGTGATACGACACCTGAAGAAGGAATGAAACAAATACAAGATGAAGCTAATAAAATATTTAAGTAA